The genome window GCGCCGAGCATGAACGTGCTGCCGGTGAAGGTCTCCGCTGCCGGCGCGCAGGGCCTGCTGTGCGACCTCGGCTCGGACCGCGAGGTGCGCCTGCCGCTCACCATCGGCGGCAGCCCGGAGGCGGTGCAGACGCTGGGCATCCGCCCCGAGCATCTGGTGGAGGACCCCGAGGGCGTGCTGGCGGTGACCGTGGAGCGCATAGAGAACCTCGGCGAGAGCCACCTCATCCATGCCCGCCTGCCGGGCGGCGCCACGCTCATCGCCCGAGGCTCCGGCGCGGTGTCGGCGGCCGCCGGCGACCGGATGCGCTTCGCCCTGCCGCCCGAACACGTGCACCTGTTCCTCGCCGACGGCCGCACCGCCGCCGCCCGCCACAGCGGCACGGACACCGCCCCCGCCCCGCTGCACGGCGCGCTCGACTAGGCGAGGCGCGATCAGGCAACCGCCGCGCAGGCCGGCCCCTCCCCCGGGGGCTGCGGCAGGCGCCGCCGTTCAGGGTGCGGCGAGGTAGGAGGCGACGGCGAGGAAGCCAAGCCCTATCAGCAGCATGAGCGCCTCCATCCACAGGCTGCGCGCCCGCGGGGTGCCGCGGCGGCGGGCGCGGATGCTGGCATATCGCCCCACGCCGCCGCACAGCGCCAGCGTGCCGGACACCGTGGCCAGCCACAACGCGCTCTGGCCGCTGTAGCGGTCATCACTCACCGCCCCGGCCAGCAGGAAACCCGCGCAGGGCATCAGGGCAATCGCGGTGAGCAGCGCCAGCCATCCCGAACTCCGGGCGAATGTCGGCAGCAGGAAGAGCAATGCGGCAATGGAAAGAACCGGCGCGTACATGGTCACCTCTGTCTGGAAGGCAACCGCGCTGCACGCAGGCGCCGCCTCCTCACCCCCCGGGTCGCACCGGCGCCCTGTCCGGGAACCGGGGGGCAGCGCCCCGCGCGCGCATCACGCAATGGCCAGACTAACCGATCGTGGAGATTTCGCCAGTCCTCGCGACCGCACGCGCGGCCCACGCGAGACGGGCACGGCCCTGGCAAGATGGGCACGGCCCACGCGAGACGAGCGCCCTCCCCGCGCGGCGGGGCCCGGTCCGGGCAGGACAGCCGCGGCCAGGCAGCACGGGCCCGGTCCCGGCGCGGCCAACTCCTCCACCCGGGAAGAACGGACGTGGCCAGACAGAATAGGCACGGGCGCGCACGACAGTCCGGGTCGGGCACGACAGTTCCGGGCGCGCACGACAGTCCCCGGCGGGTACGACAGGTACGGCGGGCAGGACAAGCCAGACCGGCACGGCCGGCGCGACAGCCCTGTCCACGCAGCGCGGGCGCGGCCCGCCCCGGGCAGGAGCGGGCCGCGCGTGGAAGATCCGGCCGGCACGGGTGCGGGGAGCGGGCCGTGCCGGCCGGGGGCTGCTCCTATTCCGGGCCCGGCGCATAGGCCGCGCGCAGAGGGCCCGTCCGGACGGCCGGTGCCATGCGCGGCCCGGCCGCCACCGCGCCCCGTGCCGGGCGGCGGCTGCGGCGCAGCGGGGCGCCGTTGAACAGGAACAGCATGAGCCGCGACTGCGCGATGGCCTCGTGCAACAGCAGCGGCAGGACGATCCCCACGCAGCACAGCGCGAGGAATTCGAGGAACACGTTGCCCTCCACCGTGGTCAGCCACGCCCCCATCAGGCAGACGACGGGCATGTGGAACAGGTAGATGGTGTAGGACGCCCGGCTCATCCGCGAGACAAGCCGGTTCTCCCGGTTGCAATACCGCCGGAACAGCCGCATCAGCTCGAAGGACACCAGCACGGAGAGCACCGCGGAGGTGGAGTACCACAGCAGCTTGCTGATCTCGCCGGGCTGGTTGAACGCCGTCGCGCAGCCCAGTGCCATCACGCCGGTGATCACGAAGCGGCTGCGCCCCGCCTCGGTGAGGTCCAGATAGCGGAACAGGAACCCGGTGGCGAAATAGGGCAGGAACAGCGCCCAGGCCTCCAGGTTCACGATGCCGAACAGGCGGAAGTCGAACCCGGTCAGCCGCTCCACGCCGTAGGTGCCCAGCCGCACCGCGAGCGTGTAGAGCATGATGCCCACGCAGAACACGTAGAGATTCACCGGCCGCGCGGTGAGCTGTCGGAGCCCGCGCAGCGCGGCACTGTCGCGCAGGCTGTGCAGCGTGGCCGCGACGAGGAAGTAGAACACCAGCGCATAGAGGAACCACAGGTGGCCGACCCAGTTCTGGTTCACCTGCCGCAATTCGTGCAGGTATCCGGGCAGGATCACGCCATCCGCCTCGCCCGAGGCGCGGAAATACTGGTGGGCCAGCATCACCACCGGGCTGATGAGCAGCGTGGCCACCGCCAGCGGCACCAGCAGCCGGGTGAGGCGCGACATCGTCCAGGCCCGGGTCGACATCTTGTGCAGCGTCAAGAAGGCCAGGATGCCGGAAATCATGAAGAAGGCCGGCATGCGGAAACTGTTGATGAGGGAGGCGAAGTAGGTGAGCAACGCGCTCTTGTCATCTGAATGGATGAACCACTCCGTTCCCTGTGAATAGATGAGCGCCGCGTGATAGGGCACCCCGAGCGTCATCAGGAAGGCGCGCATCCAGTCGATGTGATGCATGCGCGGCTTGCCCGGCGCCGTCGCCGACGGTGAGGTCATGTCGTCATCCGCTTCCGAAAAGTTGCGATGTGGAACAGGGCGACGCGCCCGGCCGCAGCACGGCAGGGGACAGCGGCGCCGTCAGCACGCAACGGCCCAGGTCATCATGAAAAATGTGAAGAACTGGCAAATACGAACAGCAAGCATTCCGCGCGTAAGCTTTCGGGAACACTTCTATCGAAAAGCAAATCCGTACACGTGGCCGGCCGGGCAAACGCCCGGGGCATCCGCTCCCGTCATCGTCGATGACAGTTCACTGATCCCTGCAGGGTGGCTCCGGAACCGACCGGCACGACGCCCCTCATCCGCGGGATCTCCCCTCTCACCAGAATAGTTAAGAGGTATTTTTTCATAGTCAATTTAAATGAGAAATCTGCGGCGCCACCCCTCAAGGTTGTCCCGGACCGTTTATCGGCGGATATTTGCCAGTGCTTTCAACCTTCAGGCATGTTTCTGCCGGATGCGCGCCAAGGTTGCAGAAATATGGAAACAGCCACTGGGCTTCGGGCGACGCCGTTCCCGGCATCGGGACAGCGGGCCGCGCGCTGCGCGGGCCGCCCGCGGGAGGGCGCGACATGGTGTCATCGCCCGGACCCTCGGGCCGGGGAGGCGGCGCATCGGCGCGCGGGAACCGATTCGCGGCCCGTGCCGCCGCGGCCCGGCACGGCGGCGCCCGCGCCGGCCCGGCCAGGCGCGGAACAGGCGCCGCGGCGCCGCCACGGCCGCAGCCCCTTTCCACACCCCAAGGTTGAGGGATTTTGCCCAATACGTTGACAGGCAGCGCCCGAGGTGGATTAGTCTCGGTGACATGCCGTTATCGCACCCGGTGTCGAGTCGTTCTCCGGTCCGGTCCGACAGCGCAGAACGCACGGCTCCGGGAGGGAGACAGGTCGCCCAGCGCAGGGCCGCCGGACCACCCCCCCACCGAGCGAACGCCTGAAGCAGCGGCGCATGCACGCACCGCCGAGTAGTGTTTTTGAACAGGGCATGGAACGTGTGGAAAGAAGACGGACCGATGTGTCGCGCGTGTAGAGCGGGTCGCCTGTCCCGAACCCCGTCGGTGCTTCGCCGCCGCCGCGGGCCCGCCGCGCGGGCCGCACGACCGACACGCTCTCCGCCTCCGGCGCGGCCCTGCGCATGAGCGACACGCACCTCCTCCCGCCCGACTTCTCCGCGAGCCCCGTGATCGCCCGGGTGCGCCGCTCCGCGCTGGTCCTGGCCGCGATGGCCGCGGTGATCGCGCTGTTCACCCTGTTGCTGGGCTGGATAGCGGGCGTGCAGGCCCTGGTGCGCCTGGACCCGGATTTCCCCGCCATGGTTCCCGAAACCGCGCTGTGCATCATGCTCGGCGGACTCGGCGTGATATGGACGATCTGGAGGCCGCGACAGCTCGTGGTGCCGCAGGTCTGCGGCGGGCTGATCCTTGTGCTGGTGGCCATGGCCCTCACCCAGCCCATCCGCACCATCGCCTTCCGCCCGCTGGACAGCATGTCCGTGGCCACCGCCCTGGCCAGCGTGCTGGTGGCCACGTGCCTGATGCTGCCGCGCGAGGGCGACCCGTCCCTCGCCCGGCTGCACACCACGCTGCAATCGCTCGGCCTGTCGGTGGTGATGGTGCCGGTGCTGGGATACATCTTCGACGCCGAAGCGCTGTTCGCGAATGCCGTCTACACCTCGATGGCCCTGCACACGGCGCTGGGGTTTCTCGCGCTCTTCCTTGCGCTGCTGTGCGAGCGGCCCGCCCAGGGCTGGGTGGGGGTGTTGCTGTCCCCCGAGCGCGGCAGCGAGATGGTGCGGCGCATCCTGCCGGTGATCATCTTCGGCCCGATCATCATGTGCAGCCTCACGCTCTACGCCACCTACCACGAATTCATGACGCCGAATTTCCGCCTGGCGGTGCTCACCTTCATGATGATCTGCGCCACCGGGGTGGCGGCGCTCCTCTTCGCGCACCAGACCAATCTCTCCGAGCGCCGGGCCGCGGCGGTGGAGGCCTCGCTGCGCCGCAGCGAACTGGCCCGCGCGCAGACGGAACTGGCCATGTCGCGCAGCCAGAAGGTAGAGGCCCTGGGAAAGCTGGTCGGCGGGGTGGCGCATGACTTCAACAATTCGCTGGCCGTGATCCTGGGAAATCTCGAGCTGCTGGAGGAGGATGACAGCGCCGCGGCGCGCCAGCGCTACATTTCGGAGGCCATTGCCGCCTCCAACAGCGCCGCCCATCTCACCCGCCAGCTTCTGGCCTACGGGCGCCGGTCCCGGCTGGAATCCCTGCCCAACGTGCTTGACGATCTCATCACTCCCACGCTGGAGATGTTCCGCAGGGTGAACCCCGCGAACATCGAGATCGTCACCGACCTGGACACCGACCATGCCATCGTGATGCTCGACAGCGCCAACTTCCAGCAGGCGCTGCTCAACCTGCTCATCAACGCGCGTGACGCGATGCCGGCGGGCGGGCGGATCACCCTCTCCACCCGGGTGGAAACCCTCGCGCAGGAGAGCGTGGCGGGCTTCGACCAGTCGGAGGACCTGCCCCCCGGCACCTATGTCACCGTGAGCGTGCGCGACAACGGCACAGGCATGGACGCCGCCACGCTGAACCGCGCGGACGAGCCCTTCTTCACCACCAAGGGCATCCACGAGGGCACCGGGCTGGGCCTCTCCGTGGTGTCGGGCTTCTGCCGCCAGTCCGAAGGCGGCCTGCGCCTGCGCAGCGCCCCGGGGGCGGGCACCACGGTGTCGATGGCCTTCCCCCTCGCGCAATACGCGGACCCCCTGCCCGCCGTGCCGCGTCCCAGGCCCAGCGTGACCCCCGGGGCCGGCGCGGACATCCTCATCGTGGACGACGAGATCCGGGTGTCGCGCGTGATGGCGCGGCAGTTGCAGCTGGACGGCCACCGGGTGCGCATCGCCCTCAACGCCGAGCAGGCGCTGAACGTGCTCAGCACCGAGGACGCCCCGGACCTGGTGCTCTCCGACCTGGTGATGCCCGGCGACATGCAGGGCCACGCGCTGGCCGAAACCATCCGCGAGCGCTGGCCGCAAACCCGGATCGTGCTGATGTCCGGCTACGAATCCGCGCGCCGACGCCGGGAGATCTTCGGGCTGCGCGACCTCGTCTTCCTGCAGAAGCCGGTGGACCGCGCCACGCTGCGCGCCACCGTCCTGCAGGCCCTCAACGGCGATGAGGCCGGCTGACACGCCCTGAGGCCGCATCCCCCGCCCAGGCCCCGCCGCCACTGGCGGCAGCCAAGGCTCCCCGGCGCCACCGGCGACAGGAATGTCTCCCACCGCAACCGGCGGCAAGCACGTCTCCTCACCGCCACCGGCGGCCGCCACGTCCCCCACCGCCACCGGCGGCAAGCACGTCCCCCACCGCCACCGGCGGCCGCCATGTCCCCCACCGGCACCGGCGCGGGACAGTCGCCCCGCCGCCACCAGTGGCAGGAAGGTCTTCCCGGCGGGTGGCAGCGGAGGCTTGCCGGCGCTCCCGCCGGCCCCGACGGCCCGCCATGCGGCCCGATGGCCACCGCACCGCTCCTCCGGCCGGTCCGGCGCAGCACGGCGGCAGCCGGGCTGGCGGGAGTGTGCCCGCGGCGGGGACACGGTCTGGACATTCCGGCCCCGGGCCGTCAATTTCGAGGCATATCCGTCATCGCCCCGCCGGAGAGCCGCCTGTGCGCCGGATGAGCGATGTCCAGCGCAAACACGCGCCCGCAGGGCCGCGCCCTCAAGGTCATGCTGCAGACGATGCCCAACCCCTCGCCCCAGGACGCTGCGGATCTCGCCACCGCTCCCGCCCGGACCGACGGTGCGCTGTCCGCCGCCGCGCGCAACCGCACGGCCGGCGCCGACGGGTTCCCCGACCCCGACACCTCCGGCTTCCTGCGCCTGAGAGCGGACAAGTCCGGGCGCGAGACCCTCTCCGCCTGCGGCATCAGAATCGCGCCGGGGGCCGACCTGTCGAACACCGTGCTGCTGCACCCCGATCTCAGGCGCAGCCCGCTGAAGCTGGATTTCGGGCGCACCCGCGACAACCTGGTGGTGCTCGGCCATGCAAGGCGCATCTCCGGCGCGATGCATTTCACGGGGAACGCGAACACCTGCGTGCTCTACGGCTGCAAGATGCAGAAGGGCCGGCACGGCTCCTACACCCTCAGCCTGCGCGTCGTGGGCGAGGGCTGCACCTTCTACGCCGGGCCGAACACCACCATGGGCGGCGTGAACGCCTGGCTGCAGGGCGCGGCCAGCACCCTGCTGATCGGCGAGGATTGCATGCTCTCCTGGGACGTGATGCTGCGCACCGGGGACGCCCACAGCGTGATCGACGTGGGCAACCGCGAAGTCACCAACCTCGCGCGGGACCTGCTGATCGGCCCGCATGTCTGGCTGGGATACGATGTCCACGTGATGAAGGGCGTGGAGATCGGCGCGGGATCTCTCGTCAGCTCGATGTCGGTGGTCACCCGCAGCATTCCGCCGCTCACGGCCGCCGCCGGCATCCCCGCGAAACCGATCCGCTCCGGCACCACCTGGTCGCGCGCCGAGCACGCCACGCCCGAGCAGATCGAGGAGATCCTCGCCCGGCCCTACCTCGCCGTGCACGCCCCCGCCCCCTGAGGCCGCGCGCCCTGGTCTCCTGCCCCGGCCGCGCCGTGCACAGGCGCGCTATTCTTTAACGCATCCGGTGCAAAATCAGGGTATACATGCAGGCAGGGGTTTGTCCGTGTGCGAACGGGATCGGGTGCGGAGTGAGGGAGCACATCCAGATGACGGAGTACCAGAAATGGCTCGATACGATCAGTGCGAGCTACAAGGACGGCGATTACGACACTTACGTTGAGTGCTTCGAGCTGCCGTTCACCGTGATTACCAACACCGCGAACATTCTTGTGACGGAGAAGGACGAGCTGCGGGCGGGCTTCGACGCGCTGTGCCACATGCTGCGCGGCGAGGGAATCACCGATTCGATCCGGATCGCCTCCAATGTCCGCAACCTCGGCCCGAACCTGATGATCGGCCGGTACGACACCCACCTGCTGCGCGGCGCCAACCGGGTGTTCGACCCGCTGCTGAGCGCCACCACCCTGCGGCGCAGCCCGGACGGGCAGTGGCGGGCCTGCAGCTTCACGCTGGATCTCGGGAATGCGCAGTGGCCCTTCTACACGCTGATGCTGCCGCAGACATCCGCCACGATCGTCGCCGCCTGATCCGGCCCCGCGGAGCCCTTCCGTGGATGATTGGCAGGCCTGACGAGAGAGCATTACTCTCTCTTGTCGAAATCGGCTAAGTGTCCGCCGACCGGGTGCCCACCGGTGCCGTGACTCGACTTCAACGCCACTCCGAGAGTTCACACCGCGCCGCAATGGACACACAGAACGATCACCCTTACGACCCCCTCTCCGCCGGCGACCCCGCTCCGGACCCGGAGTCCGCCTGCGGACAGGGCGTGGACGACGCCAGCCTCTCCCGCAGCATCAGCCTGCTTGCCGGCGTCATGCAGCGCAGCCCCAAGGCCGTCGCCGGCTCGCGGGACGCGCTGATCGCCAGCCTGTCGGAGCAACTGGTCCGCATGCCGGGAGCAACGGGAACATCGCCCGAGGGGGCTGCCCCGCTGCCCCCCAGCATGACCCCCTGCCAGACGCCCCGCCCCCGCAAGACCGGCTGCAACGACGATCATTGCGGCCTGCAGATCGACGGTCACTGCTCCTTCGTCCGCCCCCCGACCGGCTGACATCCGTGCCGCCCCGGCCGGCCGCCGTCGCCTCGCGCCCGCTGGTCCCACGGCTGGTGGCTGGTGGCTGGTGGCTGGTGGCTGGTGGCTGGTGGCTGGTGGCTGGTGGCTGGTGGCTGGTGGCTGGTGGCTGGTGGCTGGTGGCTGGTGGCTGGTGGCTGGTGGCTGGTGGCTGGTGGCTGGTGGCTGGTGGCTGGTGGCTGGTGGCTGGTGGCTGGTGGCTGGTGGCTGGTGGCTGGTGGCTGTGAATGCCGCGCGGGCCGCTTGACCGCAAGATATTATCTGACGTAAGTCAGGTATCATGACCATCACGCCCGTCGCCCGCTTCCGTCGCTTCAACCGTGCCGTCACCACCGAGGTGGGCGCGCTGGACAGCTCGTTTCTGGGCCGCGGCCGCCCGTTGGGCGCGGCGCGGGTGCTCAATGCCGTCGGACACGGGCATGCGGATATCGCCGATCTGCGCGCCTATCTCGGGCTCGATTCCGGGCTGATGAGCCGCCTCCTGCGCGGGCTGGAGGCCGAGGGCCTCCTCTCCACCGCCCCGCATCCGCAGGACGCCCGGCGCCGCGTCGCCGCGCTGACCGCCGCGGGAAGGCGCGAGTTCGAGGCCTACGAGACACTCTCGGATGCCCATGCCGAGGCGCTGCTCGCCAGCCACCCGCACCCGGAGGCGCTGCTGGCCGCGATGGACCTGGTGGCCTCCGCCCTCGGCCGGTCCCGGATTGCGATCCACCGCACCGACCCGCTCAGCGACACGGCGCGCCACTGCCTCGGCGCCTATTACGCGGAGCTTGGCCGGCGCTTCGCGCAGGGGTTCGACGTGGCGCGCTCGCGCGATCCGGAGGCCGCGGACATGATCGCCCCGCGCGGCGCCTTCCTCGTGGCGCTGTCGGACGGCCTGCCCATCGGCTGTGCCGCGCTGAAGGGCACCGGTGGCGCGGTGGGGGAGGTGAAGCGGGTCTGGGTGGCGCCCGCGGCGCGGGGGCTCGGGCTGGCCCGGCAACTCATGCAGGAGGTGGAGGACGCGGCCCGCGCGCTCGGCATGACCACCCTGCGGCTGGACACGAACCGCGCCGCGCTGCCCGAGGCGGTCCGGCTCTACCAGCGCAGCGGCTGGACGGAGATCGACCGGTTCAACGACGATCCCTACCCCGACACCTTCTTCGAAAAGCCGCTCTGAAGCGCGGATGCCCGCGCCCCTCCGCCAGCCGCACCGCGCTGCCGGCGCCTGCCCCGGAAAAGCGGGGCCCGGTGAATGAGGAGATGGTCGGGGCGAGAAGATTCGAACTTCCGGCCTCTGGTACCCAAAACCAGCGCGCTACCAAACTGCGCCACGCCCCGACATGCGCCCATGTACCCCGGAGTCTCCCGGAAGGGAAGAGCGCATCACTCGCCCGAGCAGGGCCAGGCGGCGACCGCGGGGTCGAAGGCCGGGTGGCGCATCACGTCGCCCGCCTTCAGCCCCAGCCGCGCGGCGAGACCGCCGTTGATCTCCAGCACCGCCAGCGCCGGGCCTTCGGAGGGGATGGGTGTGAGATCCCCCGGCACCGCCTGAGGATGGATGTGCCGCACCGTGCCCGTGGCGTCCAGAAACAGCATGTCGAGCGGAATCAGCGTGTTCTTCATCCAGAAATGCGCCTCGGCGGGCTGGTCGTAGACGAACAGCATCCCGGAGAATTTCGGCATGCTCTCGCGGAACATCAGCCCCTGCGCCCGCTCGGCGGCATCATCGGCAAGTTCGACGGAGAAGCGCACTGTCCCGAAGCCGCCGCGCAGATCGGCCGTGTCGGGGGCACAGGCGGCGGAGGCGGCGCCACTGGCCGCGAGGATCAGGGCAACGCCCAGGGCGGCAGCCAGTCGGGCCGGGGATTTCCTCATTCACGCACTCCGTTCGCGCCGGCGGCTCCGGAGGTCAGGCGATGGTGCCGCCCCGGGCCTGGTTCTCACCGATGGCCCTCTCCCAGACACAGACCTCGGCGGCCATGTGCCCGCGCGGGCCCTCGATGATGCGTACCGCCACAGCCTCGCCCGGCGCAAGGTCCCCGATCGCACTGCAGCGCAGCACTTCCATGTGAACGAAGACGTCGCTGGGGTCTCCGAACACGTTCACGAAGCCGAAGCCCTTCACCTTGTCGAACCATTTCACCCGCGCGGGCTGCAACGGCGTGTCGACATCCGCGGCCGCGACCAGTTCGGTCGGCCGGGGTTCCCTGTTCTGGGTCGGGATATCGGCAGCGGCGGGCTTCTCCATGGACAGGATGCTCACGGCTTGCCGGCCCCTGTCCGTCGTCTGCGTCTCGAGAGTAACCGCGCTCCCCTCGACCGCGGTCGCGTATCCGTGCGCCCGCAATATGTTTGCATGGAGCAGGATATCTCCCCCTCCATCGTCAGCTATCACGAAGCCGTAACCCTTCGAGGTGTCGTACCATTTGACGACACCCACAACAACTTTGCCCAAATCAGGCATCATCCCTCCGATTGCAGAACCGGATATCGCGCAAAGCATCCGCGATTATTCCAAACCCATTTGAAACCAATGCAGTCGCCGCCAACACGGCAAAAAACCTTGACTGCAATAATGCGCGACAAGGGTTTGAAAGCAAGATAATGTTTCCGAAACGACAGCAGGCAAGACGCATCTATGACATACCGCAAGGCTCGACAGGGCCGGAGTTTCCCGTTCCTCGTACTGGCGTCACTGCTCGCGTCCTGCGCCGCACCGGACCCGTCGTCAGCCCCCGCCGTCGCGGCGCCGCAGCGTTTCCTGCTGGCAGAGACCCTTCCCGACCTCATCGTGGACGATGCCGCGTCACAGCGGGATGCCGCGGCGATCGTGGCCCGCGTGGCGGCGCTCGGTCCGCGTCCGCGCATCGATGCGCTGGCGCCGGAGTTCGTTCCGCTCTTGTTCAACGCACCTGCCGGGCGCGATTTTCTCGGCCTCGCCGAGCCGAAGGTGCTGGTGTCCGGCAGCCCGGCGCTGCAATGCCCGGCGCTCGAGCCCGGGGCGGGCGCAACGCCCGAGGCCGCGATGGCGGACGGGGTGCAGGCCTGCCGGGCCGCCCTGCGCGCGGCCGGCGCGCCGGAAAGCTGCGGGTGCCGCCTGCTGGCCGCGGACCATGTCCTCACCGGCAGCCGCGAGGATTACGCCTATGCCCGGGGCATCCCGGCGCGCCAGACCATCGGCGGCAAGCTCTCTTCGCTGCGCATGGTGGCCGAGCAGCAGGGCGCGCACGCGCTGGTGCTCTACGCCGGCAAGCAGCCCGTGTGGGAAGTGGGAGAGCCGGAAGCCGGCCGCGCCACGCTGCGGGCCCTCTCCGCCGACGGGCCGGTGACCGCCGGCACCCGCATCGAGGCCCGCCGCCGCCGCGTGGGCCTGGACCGGGGCCGCTACGCCGAACGCATCGACGCCACTCTCGCTGACGGCCGGGATCTCACCCTGCTCATCGGCCAGTAACCCCCCGCCTGCCCGCGCCGAGGCGCGCAAGCGCAGTGTATCCGGCCGGACTTCGGTGCGGTGCGGTGCGGTGCGGTGCGGTGCGGTGCGGTGCGGTGCGGTGCGGTGCGGTGCGGTGCGGTGCGGTGCGGTGCGGTGCGGTGCGGTGCGGTGCGGTGCGGTGACCATCCCGCCGCCGGGAACCGCGCGCAACCCGGGAGTTGGCGCGTGGTCCTCCGGCAGGGGCGGGGCCGCCCCTGCCGGGCGCCCGCCTTCAGACGTGCTGGCCGCCGTTGATCTCGATCTCCACGCCGGAGACGTAGGAGCTTTCCGGCGTGCACAGGTAATAGATCGTGCGCGCCACTTCCTCGGGGCGTCCCAGCCGGCGCAGGGGGATGTCCGCGGCCAGCTCGGCGGTGCCCGGCGACAGGATGTCCGTCTCGATCTCCCCCGGCGCGATGGCGTTCACCCGGATGCCGTAGGGCCCGAAATCATTGGCCATTTCGCGGGTGAGGCCGGTGAGCGCCGCCTTGGACGTGGCATAGGCGGAGCCCGCGAACGGGTGCACCCGCGCCCCGGCGATGGAGGTCACGTTCACCACCGCGCCCTTCGCCGCCTTCAGTTCCTCGATCAGCCCGCGCGCCAGCACGATGGGCGCGAAGAAGTTCACGTGGAAGACCTGCCCCCAGGTGCGCAGGTCGGTGTCGATGGTGTTGAGGCGCGCGCCGCCCTCGCCCTTGGGCGAGATGCCGGCATTGTTCACGAGCGCGTCGAGCCGCCCTCCGGGAAGCCGCCTGCGGATCTCGCCCACGGCGGCCATGGTGGCATTGGGGTCGGCCAGATCGACCTGGATGTGATCCTCCGGGCCCATCTCCCAGGGGCAATCCTCCGGGAACGGCTGGCGTGAACAGGAGATCACCCGCCATCCCGCCGAGGAGAAGCGCTTCACCGTGGCATGGCCTATGCCCCGGCTGGCGCCGGTCAGAAGCAGAGTCTTGCGCTGGTTGCTGTCGGGCATTGGGTCTCCGATGGAATGGGGTACGGGGGTGAGAGTGGTGCCGGCCCGGGGGAAAGGCAAGGCCCCCCGGGGCCCGCTGGGCCGCGCCCGCGGCAGACCCGCCGCGCCGCCGGGCCAAGTGCACCTCCGGTGCAGCCTCAGGCAAAGCGCATCTCCGGTACGGCTTCAGGCAAAGCGCACCTCCGGTGCGGCTTCAGACAAAGCGCACCTCCGGTGCGATGTCGGACCACGCGCGCCTCCGGTGGGACGTCGGAACAGGCGCGCCTCCGGTGCGGCCTCAGGCCCGCGCACCTGCGGTGCAATCTCAGGTCAGCGCACCTGCGGTGCAATCTCAGGTCAGCGCACCTGCGGTGCAATCTCAGGTCAGCGCACCTGCGGTGCGACGTCAGGGATTGAGACGCGCCACCTC of Paroceanicella profunda contains these proteins:
- a CDS encoding response regulator; translation: MSDTHLLPPDFSASPVIARVRRSALVLAAMAAVIALFTLLLGWIAGVQALVRLDPDFPAMVPETALCIMLGGLGVIWTIWRPRQLVVPQVCGGLILVLVAMALTQPIRTIAFRPLDSMSVATALASVLVATCLMLPREGDPSLARLHTTLQSLGLSVVMVPVLGYIFDAEALFANAVYTSMALHTALGFLALFLALLCERPAQGWVGVLLSPERGSEMVRRILPVIIFGPIIMCSLTLYATYHEFMTPNFRLAVLTFMMICATGVAALLFAHQTNLSERRAAAVEASLRRSELARAQTELAMSRSQKVEALGKLVGGVAHDFNNSLAVILGNLELLEEDDSAAARQRYISEAIAASNSAAHLTRQLLAYGRRSRLESLPNVLDDLITPTLEMFRRVNPANIEIVTDLDTDHAIVMLDSANFQQALLNLLINARDAMPAGGRITLSTRVETLAQESVAGFDQSEDLPPGTYVTVSVRDNGTGMDAATLNRADEPFFTTKGIHEGTGLGLSVVSGFCRQSEGGLRLRSAPGAGTTVSMAFPLAQYADPLPAVPRPRPSVTPGAGADILIVDDEIRVSRVMARQLQLDGHRVRIALNAEQALNVLSTEDAPDLVLSDLVMPGDMQGHALAETIRERWPQTRIVLMSGYESARRRREIFGLRDLVFLQKPVDRATLRATVLQALNGDEAG
- a CDS encoding acyltransferase → MSSANTRPQGRALKVMLQTMPNPSPQDAADLATAPARTDGALSAAARNRTAGADGFPDPDTSGFLRLRADKSGRETLSACGIRIAPGADLSNTVLLHPDLRRSPLKLDFGRTRDNLVVLGHARRISGAMHFTGNANTCVLYGCKMQKGRHGSYTLSLRVVGEGCTFYAGPNTTMGGVNAWLQGAASTLLIGEDCMLSWDVMLRTGDAHSVIDVGNREVTNLARDLLIGPHVWLGYDVHVMKGVEIGAGSLVSSMSVVTRSIPPLTAAAGIPAKPIRSGTTWSRAEHATPEQIEEILARPYLAVHAPAP
- a CDS encoding acyltransferase family protein encodes the protein MTSPSATAPGKPRMHHIDWMRAFLMTLGVPYHAALIYSQGTEWFIHSDDKSALLTYFASLINSFRMPAFFMISGILAFLTLHKMSTRAWTMSRLTRLLVPLAVATLLISPVVMLAHQYFRASGEADGVILPGYLHELRQVNQNWVGHLWFLYALVFYFLVAATLHSLRDSAALRGLRQLTARPVNLYVFCVGIMLYTLAVRLGTYGVERLTGFDFRLFGIVNLEAWALFLPYFATGFLFRYLDLTEAGRSRFVITGVMALGCATAFNQPGEISKLLWYSTSAVLSVLVSFELMRLFRRYCNRENRLVSRMSRASYTIYLFHMPVVCLMGAWLTTVEGNVFLEFLALCCVGIVLPLLLHEAIAQSRLMLFLFNGAPLRRSRRPARGAVAAGPRMAPAVRTGPLRAAYAPGPE
- a CDS encoding bifunctional helix-turn-helix transcriptional regulator/GNAT family N-acetyltransferase; translated protein: MTITPVARFRRFNRAVTTEVGALDSSFLGRGRPLGAARVLNAVGHGHADIADLRAYLGLDSGLMSRLLRGLEAEGLLSTAPHPQDARRRVAALTAAGRREFEAYETLSDAHAEALLASHPHPEALLAAMDLVASALGRSRIAIHRTDPLSDTARHCLGAYYAELGRRFAQGFDVARSRDPEAADMIAPRGAFLVALSDGLPIGCAALKGTGGAVGEVKRVWVAPAARGLGLARQLMQEVEDAARALGMTTLRLDTNRAALPEAVRLYQRSGWTEIDRFNDDPYPDTFFEKPL
- a CDS encoding cold-shock protein, whose translation is MSILSMEKPAAADIPTQNREPRPTELVAAADVDTPLQPARVKWFDKVKGFGFVNVFGDPSDVFVHMEVLRCSAIGDLAPGEAVAVRIIEGPRGHMAAEVCVWERAIGENQARGGTIA
- a CDS encoding SDR family NAD(P)-dependent oxidoreductase translates to MPDSNQRKTLLLTGASRGIGHATVKRFSSAGWRVISCSRQPFPEDCPWEMGPEDHIQVDLADPNATMAAVGEIRRRLPGGRLDALVNNAGISPKGEGGARLNTIDTDLRTWGQVFHVNFFAPIVLARGLIEELKAAKGAVVNVTSIAGARVHPFAGSAYATSKAALTGLTREMANDFGPYGIRVNAIAPGEIETDILSPGTAELAADIPLRRLGRPEEVARTIYYLCTPESSYVSGVEIEINGGQHV
- a CDS encoding DUF192 domain-containing protein, whose protein sequence is MRKSPARLAAALGVALILAASGAASAACAPDTADLRGGFGTVRFSVELADDAAERAQGLMFRESMPKFSGMLFVYDQPAEAHFWMKNTLIPLDMLFLDATGTVRHIHPQAVPGDLTPIPSEGPALAVLEINGGLAARLGLKAGDVMRHPAFDPAVAAWPCSGE